A window of the Shinella zoogloeoides genome harbors these coding sequences:
- a CDS encoding diguanylate cyclase domain-containing protein: MSSRIDAGRRVGLNIYLLALALACLVPVVAVSGFAAWRTGAAYKSTAATRLSDTALTLASAIEADIEGRYTALSTFAALWPLTTQTGEIVLQSSRFEGIGLDGEVEIVELDYGMPQGAHSAPVLDVAMQAIGRDRPAISNLVPGRTAAEHRIFLALPEGDGRQRAVVLAITPTQLIRTLQQRNEALGSILVAVTDGNGRIVARSHEPERVIGKRAPDWEKLEALGVNSGWFEAKTTEGQRIILAFEKLQSTPGWTLVVGEPLDVFNARWQDPLLGLTLGALFAVGLATVAAILIGRLILRPVRALAAHSMAIAEGQRPVGLSAIPSSSVREFETLRLSVEAAERTMREEDRLIRTVAQAGALMLWRWTEGDGLIWVEGWEKLTGMPDGEALRGGWLDRVHADDRRRVRDVAGGQVQKRALIDVEFRVFVDGGRWLWVRGRGGPVCDDSGKVLQWAGVLEDIDARKQGEAQIAHMAHHDALTGLGNRILLRARLEQAIEEAASGQVSAILSMDLDRFKQVNDTLGHPVGDALLCAVAERLRATIREGDLVARIGGDEFAIIQTGAAQPEAAATLAHRLVEVIGAPYEIDGHAIDIGTSIGITFIATADIDADEYLSRADKALYYAKQDGRGRATLYEEGYMMDEINRLLAKFDKLRLRHRDAA, from the coding sequence GTGTCGTCGCGGATCGACGCCGGAAGGCGTGTAGGGCTGAATATTTATCTGCTGGCGCTGGCGCTCGCCTGCCTCGTTCCGGTGGTCGCTGTCTCCGGGTTCGCCGCCTGGCGCACCGGCGCGGCCTACAAGAGCACGGCCGCCACGCGCCTCAGCGATACCGCCCTGACACTCGCCAGCGCCATCGAGGCCGATATCGAGGGGCGATACACGGCTCTCAGCACCTTCGCCGCGCTCTGGCCGCTGACGACGCAGACGGGCGAGATCGTCCTGCAATCGAGTCGCTTCGAGGGTATCGGCCTCGATGGCGAGGTCGAGATCGTCGAATTGGACTATGGCATGCCGCAAGGCGCGCATAGCGCGCCGGTGCTCGACGTGGCGATGCAGGCGATCGGCCGGGACAGGCCGGCGATATCGAATCTCGTGCCCGGCCGCACCGCCGCCGAACACCGGATTTTCCTCGCGCTGCCCGAGGGCGACGGCCGGCAGCGCGCGGTGGTTCTGGCGATTACCCCCACCCAATTGATCCGCACGCTCCAGCAGCGAAACGAGGCGCTCGGCAGCATTCTCGTCGCCGTGACGGATGGCAACGGACGGATCGTCGCGCGCTCCCACGAACCCGAGCGCGTTATCGGCAAGCGGGCGCCCGACTGGGAGAAGCTGGAGGCGCTGGGCGTCAACAGCGGCTGGTTCGAGGCGAAAACGACCGAAGGGCAGCGCATCATCCTTGCCTTCGAGAAGCTTCAGAGCACGCCGGGCTGGACCCTGGTCGTCGGGGAGCCGCTCGATGTTTTCAATGCCCGCTGGCAGGATCCGCTTCTTGGCCTCACCCTCGGCGCGCTGTTCGCGGTCGGCCTTGCGACCGTCGCGGCCATCCTGATCGGCCGGTTGATCCTGCGCCCCGTGCGTGCGCTTGCGGCGCACAGCATGGCGATTGCGGAAGGGCAGCGGCCCGTCGGCCTCTCCGCGATCCCGTCCTCGTCCGTCCGGGAATTCGAGACCCTGCGCCTGAGCGTAGAGGCGGCGGAAAGAACGATGCGGGAGGAGGACCGGCTTATCCGCACCGTGGCGCAGGCCGGCGCGCTGATGCTGTGGCGCTGGACCGAAGGCGACGGCCTCATCTGGGTCGAAGGCTGGGAGAAGCTGACCGGCATGCCCGATGGCGAAGCCCTCCGGGGCGGCTGGCTGGACCGCGTGCATGCCGACGACCGCCGGCGCGTGCGCGATGTCGCGGGTGGGCAGGTGCAGAAACGGGCGCTGATCGATGTCGAGTTCCGGGTGTTCGTGGATGGCGGCCGCTGGCTGTGGGTGCGCGGCAGGGGCGGCCCGGTCTGCGACGACAGCGGCAAGGTGCTCCAGTGGGCGGGTGTTCTCGAGGATATCGACGCGAGGAAGCAGGGCGAGGCGCAGATCGCGCATATGGCACATCACGACGCCCTGACCGGCCTCGGCAACCGCATCCTGCTGCGCGCCCGTCTGGAGCAGGCGATCGAGGAGGCTGCCTCGGGGCAGGTCAGCGCCATCCTCAGCATGGACCTCGACCGATTCAAGCAGGTCAACGACACATTGGGCCATCCCGTCGGCGACGCGCTGCTGTGCGCCGTTGCCGAGCGGCTGCGCGCCACGATCCGGGAAGGCGATCTGGTTGCGCGTATCGGCGGCGATGAATTCGCCATCATCCAGACCGGCGCGGCGCAGCCGGAAGCCGCCGCGACGCTTGCGCACCGGCTGGTCGAGGTGATCGGCGCGCCCTACGAAATCGACGGCCACGCCATCGATATCGGCACCAGCATCGGCATCACCTTCATCGCCACGGCGGATATCGACGCGGACGAGTATCTGAGCCGGGCGGACAAGGCGCTCTATTACGCCAAGCAGGACGGCCGCGGCCGGGCCACTCTCTATGAAGAGGGGTACATGATGGACGAAATCAACCGCCTGCTCGCGAAGTTCGACAAGCTCAGGCTGCGCCACAGGGACGCCGCCTGA
- a CDS encoding GGDEF domain-containing protein, translating into MTLQLARLMEHAGNLVAVFDPEDRLRFANRAFRAAWFISDGEDLLWSELMRRNYHARQGTVIAAADFEVWLRSTQARRGKSGYRAFETDLHDGRWLWMTETMQPDGWMLCVASDISSIRADERSLRQDRDFAIKASQTDELTGLPSRRYVMGKLGEFVGSSGEVDEDVGCLAVLDIDNFKYINDRFGHGVGDAVLKDFAITIQRHVRKTDTLGRVGGEEFMLILPNTTMADAETIVQRMLVAVRHSRPVSEQASFRYTFSAGLAWIARSDDPSDVYRRADLALYAAKMRGRDQLSIEIQPHRSLGATAAASSE; encoded by the coding sequence ATGACGCTGCAACTGGCCCGGCTGATGGAACATGCCGGCAACCTTGTGGCGGTCTTCGACCCCGAAGATCGCCTGCGATTTGCCAACCGGGCCTTTCGCGCCGCCTGGTTCATCTCGGATGGGGAGGACCTGCTCTGGTCCGAACTCATGCGTCGCAACTACCACGCACGCCAGGGCACGGTCATTGCGGCGGCGGATTTCGAGGTCTGGCTGCGCTCGACGCAGGCGCGCCGCGGCAAGAGCGGCTACCGCGCCTTCGAGACCGACTTGCACGACGGCCGCTGGCTCTGGATGACCGAGACGATGCAGCCGGACGGCTGGATGCTCTGCGTCGCCAGCGACATAAGCTCCATCCGGGCGGACGAGCGATCGCTCCGGCAGGATCGCGACTTCGCGATCAAGGCCTCGCAGACGGACGAGCTGACCGGGCTTCCCAGCCGCCGCTACGTGATGGGCAAGCTCGGCGAATTCGTCGGCTCCTCGGGCGAAGTCGACGAGGATGTCGGTTGCCTTGCGGTCCTCGACATCGACAATTTCAAATATATCAACGACCGCTTCGGCCACGGCGTCGGCGATGCCGTGCTGAAGGACTTCGCCATCACCATTCAGCGCCATGTGCGCAAGACGGACACACTCGGCCGCGTCGGCGGCGAGGAGTTCATGCTCATCCTGCCGAACACGACCATGGCGGATGCGGAAACCATCGTGCAGCGCATGCTGGTAGCCGTGCGCCATTCCCGGCCGGTTTCCGAGCAGGCGAGCTTCCGCTACACCTTTTCCGCCGGCCTCGCCTGGATTGCGCGCAGCGACGATCCGAGCGACGTCTACCGCCGGGCGGACCTTGCGCTCTATGCCGCCAAGATGCGCGGGCGCGATCAGCTCAGCATCGAGATCCAGCCCCACCGCAGCCTCGGCGCGACCGCCGCCGCCTCCTCGGAATAG
- a CDS encoding ABC transporter permease, giving the protein MSAVEFILAGMLAAATPFLLAALGELVVERAGVLNLGVEGLMALGAVVAFVIVYHGGGHILGFIAAGVSGALLALVFAFIALGFRANQVATGLAIGILGQGLAALFGKSYESLTIKGIGKIAIPGLVDLPVVGGLFVQDIVVWLSLLATLAVWATFAFTRTGLVIRAVGENPKAAHAVGYPVIAVRVAAVAFGGMMAGFAGAYAASVYTPMWADGMIAGRGWIAIALVVFGTWMTGRVFLGACLFGAVSLMSLAAQAAGLNLPSQLLSSLPYLVTILVLGIISADRRLLKLNGVASLGEPFER; this is encoded by the coding sequence TGAGCGCCGTCGAATTCATCCTGGCCGGCATGCTGGCGGCCGCCACGCCCTTCCTGCTCGCCGCGCTCGGCGAACTGGTGGTGGAGCGCGCCGGCGTGCTCAATCTCGGCGTCGAGGGGCTGATGGCGCTCGGCGCGGTCGTCGCCTTCGTCATCGTCTATCACGGCGGCGGCCATATCCTCGGCTTCATCGCGGCCGGCGTCAGCGGCGCGCTGCTGGCGCTGGTCTTCGCCTTCATCGCGCTCGGCTTCCGCGCCAATCAGGTGGCGACGGGCCTTGCCATCGGCATTCTCGGCCAGGGCCTCGCCGCCCTCTTCGGCAAGAGCTACGAAAGCCTGACGATCAAGGGCATCGGCAAGATCGCCATTCCGGGCCTTGTCGACCTGCCGGTCGTCGGCGGCCTCTTCGTGCAGGATATCGTCGTCTGGCTGTCGCTGCTGGCCACGCTCGCCGTCTGGGCCACCTTCGCCTTCACCCGCACCGGCCTCGTCATCCGCGCCGTCGGGGAAAATCCGAAGGCCGCCCATGCGGTCGGCTATCCGGTGATCGCCGTGCGCGTCGCCGCCGTCGCCTTCGGCGGCATGATGGCGGGCTTTGCCGGCGCCTATGCCGCCTCGGTCTACACACCGATGTGGGCCGACGGCATGATCGCCGGCCGGGGCTGGATCGCCATCGCGCTCGTCGTCTTCGGCACCTGGATGACCGGGCGCGTCTTCCTCGGCGCCTGCCTTTTCGGCGCGGTGTCGCTGATGAGCCTTGCCGCGCAGGCCGCCGGCCTGAACCTGCCCTCGCAGCTTCTTTCCAGCCTGCCCTATCTCGTGACGATCCTGGTGCTCGGCATCATCTCCGCCGACCGCCGCCTCCTGAAGCTCAACGGCGTCGCCTCGCTGGGGGAACCCTTCGAACGCTGA